Genomic segment of Malus domestica chromosome 15, GDT2T_hap1:
GACAATGCAAAGAAACAAGTGGAGGCTTCCTGCCCTGGTGTTGTTTCATGTGCTGATATCTTGGCTTTGGCAGCAAGGGATGCTGTTGTGCAAGTAAGATTGTCGAAACTAGGGAGATTCTGTTGCATAATATGAGAAACAGAACCGCTTACAAGCTTTtaatcaaaaacaaaactacTAGACACACTATATAGACAATAGGAGTTCAtttagaaatgtttttaaaatgactgaaagcattTTTTAGAACAATATTTTTGGAATAATCCTTAATAAAACTATAAGTGAATCCTggaaaaacactttaagtgcttaTGTGCTTCTTGCTGAAAGGACTTAAATGCTTttgaaacctaaaaatattttctctaaaagcattttcaattatttaaaaagTATTTTCAAATGAGTCATATACCGTATATAATTCACGGTCCTCTTTATACATATTTCCCGAAAGTAAAACAACATAGCTGTATACTCTTTTTGTACTTTCTGACTGTGTTATCAATGCTACAGTCCGGAGGTCCGAATTGGGCCGTGCCGAAAGGAAGAAAAGATGGACGAACATCAAGGGCTAGTGAAAGCGTGCAACTGCCGGGTCCAACCTTCAACATATCTCAACTGCAGCAGAGCTTCTTTCAGAGAGGTCTGTCCTTGAATGACCTGGTGGCTCTTTCAGGTAAACTAATCTCAACATTTTTGCTGTTATcgaagaagaaacgaaagagAGTAACTTCGGATGCATCTGCAGGAGGGCACACTCTAGGGTTCGCCCACTGCTCATCGTTCCAAAACAGAATTTACAACTTCAATGCCACACGCGACGTTGATCCAACACTGCGCCCATACTTTGCTGCAAGTTTGAGGAATACGTGTCCCATCAAGAACAGACCGAGGAATGCCGGTGCCACAATGGATTCTTCTTCTACAATTTTTGATAATACATACTTCAAGTTGATCCTCCAAGGAAAGAGCTTGTTTTCTTCGGACCAAGCTCTGGTCAGTATTCCACGGACTAAAGGTTTGGTTACTAAGTTTGCTTCCTCAAACCAAGCGTTCTCAGATGCTTTCGTGATGTCTATGATAAAGATGAGCAACCTTAATGGTGGACAAGAGATCAGGAAAGACTGCAGGGTAGTAAATTAAACGAGGGCCGCCAAGCTTAGTTGTAGCCGATTGTATAAACATGAGAACTGGGAAATCCATCAAGTCGGTGGTTCTCTATCATTAACTTTCGAGTTTTGAAAGATTTGTGAAGGAAATTGTTTGTGTGCTGCGTTTCATAATGTTTGAAAGGATCTTGTTACAACAAAATTCTGTTATAAATTGTAACAAAAATCGTACTATTTATACGAAGTACTCAGTTGAAGGGCAACGCATTTTCTTGTCTGAAACTTAAAGTAGTCTCCGGACAATGCATGAAATCGGTGTATATCAACCCCTTTCATTAATGAGATGAACATACGATGCTCATTACAGAATGGTCGTACAGGTCAACTGGACTAAACTTACAATGCAAGCAAGAGTGGCAGAATTACCACAAACTCCCAAAAATGCTAACGCAAAACCGTTGTCTCAGCCTGTTCGCTATCCAGAGCGATCTCTGCCAGTTGAAGGTTGCCACGTAGCCCGGATGCCTTGTAGGATGGCATAAACGAAAAGGCGTCAAGAAGCTTCAAGCACTTCAATCCCCATTTGACCATCAAGAATTCAATAAGACGATGCCCGCTGCATGTTACAAGAAGTGCTTTCAAAGAGTAATAAAAGTGAAAGAGAGTCATTTACAGCGCTATCTGCATACTACAAGCGCACATGTTATAAAGTTAGAACAGCATTAGAAGCACACGCAGGTGAAATACCTTCGATTATGGTATGTTGTTATGAAGACTGACCCCGGAGAATTTTGGAGCAGAAATGTCACGGTGGCAAAGAGGTCATCAAAGGCTTACCAAGGAGAATTAAATCCTAATTTAGCTTAAGTTCAGTGATAGAGGGGCatgtgaaatgaaaaaaaaaaaagaaaaaacaaattgtGAAACATAAAAGTTAAAGTCGATTAAAATCCTACCAGTAGCATCATATAATACATCAGCCCCGAGAATGAATTTGGGGTGTAAGCTGAACGTTGATGCATCCCAAGCTCCCCATGTCAATCCCATTACCTGAAAAATTGAAGTGAGACAAGATTAACATCATCTAATCAGGTGATGTGCAAACAAGAATCGGCGATTAGCCTGTTGATGGCGATTACCTTGCACTCAAGTTTATTAAGGTCAAGCACTCTTCTCATGTTGTCCAGCACCTGCAGATTCAAGACAACAAAGTCTGGTCTAGTTCACTAAGGTAGTAAAGAAAACGAGGATTCTTTATCAATTTGAGGGTTCAATCGAGATCAATACACGCAGTTCATAACGATAATCATACTTctgaaataaaacaatcaaaATTGACGAAAAACAGAAATGATTTCGGATGAACTTTTAAGCACAAATGAAAACACTAAACTATTTTCGCAAAAATAGGACCTTAAACGCATTAAAAATTGCAAATcccccctctccctctctcccgtTCGATTAAAAGCTTTCTGATGATCCAATCCTCCCTCAATTTAAATCGCAAGACACACCTTCGAGCCCAATACTTTCTAACCATCGTAAAAAGTACATTGAGCTTTCAAGCAAATCAAAAAAATTAGACACTAATTATGTATTAGCAAGtaatcaaaattaagaaaacagcCAATGCGATTGGAATTTCAATACCTCCAATCTACTCGAATCATCAGTGAGAGTGACGTCAGCACCAACTCTGGCGGCAACCAGACCGGGCAAGGAAGTTCCAGCGCCAAGCTGCAAACTAACCCagaaatgattaattaattaattactaaaacAAGATTAAGATTAACAGTACTACCTCGACTACGCTAGCTCCGGAAAAGCGCAATCTCTGTTGCCAAACATACTCCGCCAGGACTAAGCTGCAGGGCCACACGAAGAGCCCGTACTCTTCCTTCATGTTCTCGATGACGGAGACGGAGAAGGCCGGTTCTTCCAAGTCGTCCCCGAAACGATGACGCGATACCGTCGACATATCGGGCGAGTCATTTCCTTCCATAACTCGCTAGTTTGCTGCCGCAGCGAAAGTCTGGTAAGGGAACGAATTGGGTTGGAGAAGCCTCTGTCAAAAATGGGCCTACTAAATCCCCACAGGCCCTATTAAACTTGGGTCCAATATATGTTTTGAATTAAAGTTCTGCTACAATCGCAGCAGAgtttatatacattttattacacacacatgcaataAACAAAAGCATTGGAAGTGGCGTCCTTGCTGTCCACGATGCAGCAGTCAGAATACACATGCAGTGACCTTGCTGTCCAGAACAATGATACATCTTCACGTGCTAACCTAGCTGTCAAGGAATGTTTTATGCATGTTAATATTCCTTCTGTCCAGGCTGGACTGTTAGTGGAGCACCTTTAACAGGCCCAACTTAAAAGGCTCAATGAAATTTATCCGAAAAACCCAAAGGCAAAACCAATTTTTGAAGGCAATTTTTGATGGCGCTTTCTCGAAAGCATGCAGCCCCAATCTTCTTCCTCCCTCCTCTGCTTCACCGAGTGAACTCGCTGAGGTCGACAACTCGGATCTCGACCAGCCCTCCTATGGCTTTTGCTCACCACCCAATATCCATTCTTCTCAAAACTTCAAAGCACCCAAAGACTTCGATTCTGAaatctcctcttcctcttcctccttctttttcctccatTTCTCTTCCTCTCAAACCTCGCAATCTCTCCTTGTTGTTAAGGTCCCGAATTCCAGGGCATAAAGGTAATTACAGTTCTCCGCCGTCGGCGCAGGTGGAGCCCCAGGAGTATCAGGCGAGTTCAGCTGCGGACGCCTTCACTAACTTCAAAGCATCTTCTGCTGCCCATCACCGATGGGAACCCATATCTCTCCGAGGGCACGAGACAGgtaatttttccttcattttctaCCTGGGTAATTTTCGTGGCTGCCATTGTGTGATGATCCAGGTaaaaagtttgatttttttttttttttacaggctATAGCTACTGTTGCTGCTTTGGCGAAGAAGTATGGGTCTGACATTACGGTTGTGGGTATGTTTACTGATGAGAATTGCTCTCTCTGTTTTTACATTGTGTGTTACGGTGTCGAAACCAAGCTTTATATATAGAGCTTTTCGTTACTGTAGAGACGTTTTCGGAATTGATTCAGTAAATGTAGAGTAGGAATATAGAACTTTGTGTTGTTTTGCAGTGATCGATGAACAGCAGAAGGTTCGACTATCCGCTGGCATCTCTCTGAAGGTTTGTGTATTGTCTCATGTGGAATTTGGATATTACAACTTTGAATATTTATCGTACACGAGTAAAGGGAATGTGAAATGTTAGAGCTGATTGATTAATAGAGAACAAAAACATAGATATTATATGATTGTGTCGATTCAGTGATGTCGATTGAGTTTTCATCGGTGTATTGCAATAAGATGCAATTTTTCACAATAAGTTGATGTGTTGATGTTGCTGACTGAATCAAAACAACGGAGCAGAATGACAATGAAAAGGAGTCGTATTTCAttagggaaaaaaagaagaggaaagcGATGGTTTTCTAGTTGGTAATTCTGATGGTTGACGGGGTTCAAGTAATAGGAAAGGGATGAAGCATCAAATCTTGTTAAATTTggttatttttgtcaaaaaacgCTTGAAAGTACAATAGAAGAATCTGGGAAAGTTGGCCCCGTAGATGGCTCCAACATGTATGATTGTGTTGTAAGAATATTGTAGCCGATTGCTGACCAAGTACTACTTAAGAGAAtagtgtgacaacccgtcctgTGATTTACGGAACGGAACGGTATTCCCGTTTTTATCACTTTGGTTgggttttatttgtttaaaataTTGCTTTTTGGTGATAAATGGTGTGCCCAAGGAGCTCATCCCTGTTTTGGTCCCCTGGTTCCCCTCTCTTCCTTGGCTACCACGTGGCAGtctctcatctttctcttcttctctctttccctTCCCCTGAGTcaacacactctctctcttagCTCTCTCTCATGACCCCTCTCCCTTTCCTTTTCTCGACGACACCCAAGGCACCCTAACACCCAAATCGAGGCACCCCGACGACGGCACCAATACCATCACTCTCGCGAGAACCTCCCTTCCTTCCCCCTCGTCTCTATGAAGCTCGGTGAAGCCTAGAAACCCAGGAAATGCTCCGGCGAACCCTCGTGACTTTCGAGCTAAACCCAACCaagtcttgttagttgagtcataatctgttttcttttaatcttttgagtcaagttaagtcttattttcttcaaaatcccttgttaggtctagaattaagtttttgattgtttgttgttgttttgagcaaggttctaaaaaacgttaggcgctagtcgggcggcggactggcgcctagcgcctaggcgcctaggcggatttaggtaaatttcttatatatcttgtaaataaatgTATACTgatacttacaaaaaattatacttatatGAAATCTCTGAATAAGATagtaaaagaataataaaatgtATATCTAACAAGTCCAAAAAATCCATAGCACTTGATGCTATGAACTGATAACCTGACAATCAATGTTTTtttaatgagaaaaaaaattaattttttgtcagGCTATTAATTTTTTGTAGATGGCAGCTAGTCTGCCCTTTGTCCAGGAAGAGATGAGTGCTCCATCGCTATCTACAAAAAAATCCATAGCACTTGATgccacaaaaataaatagtctGACAGCCTTTTTTCTTTAAGAAAAGTCAAGGCTAGCTGTCCACATTTGAAtggacaaaaaattaaaaaaattaaaaaaaaagtttacaagATCACGTGGGTGGGtgtggaaagaagagagagaaactaattccctcatcttcttcctctttcgcgAACACAGACCACCAAAAGCCCAGAAAAACTAGAAGCATTCATCCTTTCTCAAGTTCAAACacagaaaaaattgaaattcccAGACCGCCTAGGCCACCCAGTCGCTCGCCTAGGCCACCCAAGGGTCGTTCAGGCTGCCTCGGCACCCGCCTAATCCTTGTCCTGATTTTTCTTCTGATTTTGCGTTAATCCCAGCGGTTGGCCATCGCCCAACGCCTAGGCGCCgtctaggccgatttttagaacactggttTTGAGTCATTTAAGTCAGCTTTAagtctatagagtctaatttagtgtttttgagtcttatttgtgttgattagcatccctagttaatctacagtctagaacgatccctacttgcttcaTACTACAACTACAtgtttaatagggtttaatttgtgtgttagttaaatttcacatcgaattttggcgccgttgtcgAGGATTAGCAAACTTGCTAATCTCCTTTGTTTGTGTCGTGTgtctttgtgttttcttttagtgtcaaagtgtgttcgtgtgtttgtgtgtgtttgtgtctatCTTTGTTGTGCCTCCTACTTGGTTGCTGAGTTGTTTTTCTtccttgttttaggtactagtttatgactcgtagttctcaacctattagtgcaaacatcttggagttcgatgatgattttgaacgaactttgagaagaaagaggaagtaACCAGAACCTATCCACgtagttcaagttcagaggccgaatctgaatttgaagaagaagaagaagaacaagaacaagtcatggcagcggacaatcgtacaatcaaagaactttcagcctcgggGTTGGACAATGTCATGCCCCTTTGCATTCAATATTTcgtggctgcccaaggaaaaactgatgagtttgaatttaaGTCTAACTTGTTGCAACACATTCCTAAGTACCATGGGTTATCCATGGAACATCCAAACAAGCATCTTAAGGagtttgaagtggcatgttcgagcatgacacccatcaatgtcgatgggaacattctgaagatgaaggcctttccattttctcttttggaaaaggctaaagattggctaTACGAATTGGCATCCGAAAccgtcacttcttgggaaagcatgaagcgAGCATTCTTAgaaaagtttttcccaacttcgagagtcattctcttgaggaagagaattagtggcattcaacaaagcCAAGAAGAATCATTTCCAGCGTATTATAGCGTTTTAAGACTCTAGTTGTATCGTGCcctcaacatcaaatgaaggaagaacttttgcttcaatatttctacgagggactCCTACCAATTGAGAGACAAATGTTAGATGCTTCAGTGGGAAGTGCTTTGGTTGACAAGACTCCAGTTGCTACAAAGATCTTAATTGCAAATCGAGCCTTGAATGCATAACAATATGAATGAGTTGGAggaagagacaccccacggcatCAACAAcatgtgaatgaggtaagtgcaatttCTGAAATTCAATTTCAATTAGCTAACCTCATTATGCTTGTATCTCAGGTTGCCGAAAGATGCAAAGTGCAAAGAATTACACCAAGTGTATGTGGAgtgtgctctatgcaaggacatctcAATGATTAATGTCctcaattgatagagaatggaggatgAGAAAGTGCCATTGCCATAGGTTATCAAGGCCAAAATCAGCAAAGGAATGATCCATACTCAAATACATACAATCCGGGATGGAGAGATCAccaaaatttcaagtggagagaGCCTCAACAACCTTAACAAGGAGGATTTCGACAGCCACCCCCTGGGATATATCAAAGGCCATTTGCACAATCTCAACCTTAATCACAAACAGCTCAACCAAACTCAGGTTCGCTATTTGATAATGATCAAGctattcaattactaacttctgtATCGCAGGGattacaaaatcaaaataatcaaATAGCAAATCAAGACAGGGAGATGAGTGACACGAAGAAGCAAATAGGGCAGATTTCAGAGTTCCTTGGGcagtttagagaacaaggcaaactTCATAGTTCAATCGTTGTGAATCCAAATGGAGACTTTGAAACCGCCAAGGCCATCACGTTAAGAAGTGGCAAGTAGGTTGGAACCGACCCACAACCATCCAAATCAATTCAAAATGAGGACGAGAAGCTGTTGctcgaagaggaggaagaagtcaagcccacggcaaaggtagaaaaacccttgccgcagccccctAAAACTTCTAAGCCATCCACCACAAGTAAGGTTGTTCCAAATTTGACTCattctaaccctattccaccCAATGCACATTTCCCTCGCAAATTTATGCAAGTTAGGATcgaaaatgatgaaaaagacATCTTAGAGACTTTCAGGAAGGTGCAAGTCAATATCACATTCCTTGATGCAATAAAGCAAAATTCaaagtatgctaagttttttaagaagctttgtacaacaaggaaacggatTTCGGAAAtggaggtggtacatgtaagtaagaatgtctctgcaatgttgcaaagaaagctgccacctaaatgcaaacatccaggtagtttcactatccattgtgtaattggtaatacaaggtttgaacatgctatgctagatttaggtgcatcaattaatgtcttgccatattctgtttatgcatctatgaatctaagagagcttaaaaatgatggtgttattatttaattagccgatcgatctaatgcataccCGAAATGGGTGTtgaaagatgttttggtgcaggtagaccacttgatttttaATGCaaatttctacgtgcttgacatggaggactCAGGCCACTCTACACCATCGCCACTCTTACTTGGACaacctttcatgaaaactgcccacaccaagattgacgtggccaagaGAGCCTTAACTATGGAGTTTGGTGATGATATGATCAACTTTAAAGTTTCTGAATCTATTAAGAATCCTAATGATGTTCATCCTTGTTTTGCCAACACTCCACATTATAAAACAAGGATGAACATCATTAGGATTCTTAATAAATTCAGAAACTTTAAAGTtgatcatatcaccaccaaactcCATAGTTAAAGCTCtattggccacgtcaatcttggtgtgggcagttttcatgaaaggtcgtccaagtaagagtggcgatggtggagagtggcctgagtcctccatgtcaagcacgtagaaatctgcaggaaaaatcaagtgatctacctgcaccaaaataACTTCCAACACTCATTTCGGGTATGCATTAAATCgattggctaattgaataataacaccatcatttttaagctctcctagattcatagatgcataaacagaatatggcatgacattaattgatgcacctgaatctagcatagcatgttcaaaccttgtattaccaattacacaagggataatgaaactacctggatctttgcatttaggtggcagctttctttgcaacattgcagagacgttgtcacttacatgtaccacctctttctccgaaatccgtttccttgttgtacaaagcttcttaaaaaacttagcatactttGAATTTTGCTTTATTGCATCAAGGAATGGAATATTGACTTGCACCTTCATGAAAGTCTCTAAGATGTATTTTTCATCCTTTTCGGTCATAAGTTGCATAAATTTGCAAGGGAAAGGTGGAATATGGTTAGAATGAGTCAAATTTGGAACAACCTTACCTGTAGTGATGGCTTAGAAGCTTTagggggctgcggcaagggttttTCTACCCTTGTCGTGGGCTtgacttcttcctcctcttcaagcAACAGCTTCTCGTCCTCCTTTTGAATTGATTTAGATTGTTGTGGGTCGGTTCCAACCTGCTTGCCACTTCTCAACGTGATGGCCTTGGCGGTTTCAAAGTCTCCCTTTGGATTCATAACGATTGAACTATGAagtttgccttgttctctaaactgCCCAAGGAACTCTGAAATCTGCCATATTTGCTTCTTCGTGTCACTCATCTCCTTGTTTTGATTTGCTATTcgattattttgattttgtaatCTCTACGATacagaagttagtaattgaataaCTTAATCATTATCAAATAATGAACCTGAGTTTGGTTGAGATTGTGCAAATGCCCTTTGATATATCCCAGGGGGTGGCTAtcgaaatcctccttgttgaggctccctccacttgaaatttgggtgatctctccATCCCGGATTGTATGTATTTGAGTATGGATCATTCCTTTGCTGATTTTGGCCTTGATAACCTATGGCATTGGCACTTTCTcatcctccattctctatcacttgagaacattgatcattgagatgtccttgcatagagcacacTTCACATACACTTGGTGTAATTCCTTGCACTTTGCATCCTTCGGCAACCTGAGATACAAGCATAGTGAGGTTAGCTAATTGAGATTGAATTTCAGaaattgcacttacctcattcacttgttgtTGATGTCGTGGGGTGTCTCTTCCTCCAactccttcatattgttgtgcattcaatgctcgatttGCAATTAAGATCTTTGCAGCAACTGGAATCTTGTCAACCAAAGCACCTCCCGTTGAAGCATCTAACATTCGTCTCTTAATTGGTAGGagtccctcgtagaaatattgaagcaaaagttcctccttcatttgatatTGAGGGCACAATGCAACTAGAGTCTTAAAACGCTCATAATACACTGGAAAGGATTCTCCTTGgctttgttgaatgccactaattctcttcctcaagag
This window contains:
- the LOC103401051 gene encoding peroxidase 64-like, which encodes MAFNPALLSSIFIVLLVFSTVTNALSLNYYDKSCPNVEQIVSNAVKKGKANDGTVPAALLRMHFHDCFIRGCDASVLLDSTRGNKAEKDGPPNISLHAFYVIDNAKKQVEASCPGVVSCADILALAARDAVVQSGGPNWAVPKGRKDGRTSRASESVQLPGPTFNISQLQQSFFQRGLSLNDLVALSGGHTLGFAHCSSFQNRIYNFNATRDVDPTLRPYFAASLRNTCPIKNRPRNAGATMDSSSTIFDNTYFKLILQGKSLFSSDQALVSIPRTKGLVTKFASSNQAFSDAFVMSMIKMSNLNGGQEIRKDCRVVN
- the LOC103401052 gene encoding uncharacterized protein isoform X2, whose protein sequence is MEGNDSPDMSTVSRHRFGDDLEEPAFSVSVIENMKEEYGLFVWPCSLVLAEYVWQQRLRFSGASVVELGAGTSLPGLVAARVGADVTLTDDSSRLEVMGLTWGAWDASTFSLHPKFILGADVLYDATAFDDLFATVTFLLQNSPGSVFITTYHNRSGHRLIEFLMVKWGLKCLKLLDAFSFMPSYKASGLRGNLQLAEIALDSEQAETTVLR
- the LOC103401052 gene encoding uncharacterized protein isoform X1; the encoded protein is MEGNDSPDMSTVSRHRFGDDLEEPAFSVSVIENMKEEYGLFVWPCSLVLAEYVWQQRLRFSGASVVELGAGTSLPGLVAARVGADVTLTDDSSRLEVLDNMRRVLDLNKLECKVMGLTWGAWDASTFSLHPKFILGADVLYDATAFDDLFATVTFLLQNSPGSVFITTYHNRSGHRLIEFLMVKWGLKCLKLLDAFSFMPSYKASGLRGNLQLAEIALDSEQAETTVLR